In the genome of Oncorhynchus clarkii lewisi isolate Uvic-CL-2024 chromosome 4, UVic_Ocla_1.0, whole genome shotgun sequence, one region contains:
- the LOC139407654 gene encoding mitochondria-eating protein-like: MADSLRRLVNTSSFSVLQDKLESWYKDYHVISCDQNLNRCCELVELTSKIQGQLFTILNFTAREGGHYAGVDVLKSRLLPWLGTCFSMATSSVTNDTSLNLIQESVEKERKIRELSASHENDMQKMETQLCSTHLQLDSVKQELADAHLQLDNTKNMSATTLLATEDEILQLKAELRAARDQVETYKRKVDVLDDYERQVRLLRDEVSFLTAEKSMLQERLVRSCSPSPLPRQSRPSSPLKSESPTRAQLTNSSRHARLVSRFSDLYAVERLEAQSLLRRYIDDLEMVQRIIFIATVEAFQAAKLAYRQFKLRVKKTLSPSHLGPETLEDSVVDYIVRNLDLYDVQASVNDVINAMNVNPRISFPPEVDFVLINSFIRETCRVAFAMQTLDSPLDLAFTSGGELYSDNKYRRSYDSEFTAPLVAYHVWPALVEGDSVIVKGEAVTRRGALWRSRSRSCSPVRSGSPTRTLGFSRSRSPSPGRLSASRL; this comes from the exons ATGGCCGACTCGCTAAGGAGGCTGGTGAACACATCTTCCTTCAGCGTTCTACAGGACAAACTTGAGTCCTGGTACAAGGACTACCAT GTCATCTCCTGTGATCAGAATCTGAACAGGTGCTGTGAATTGGTAGAGCTCACCTCCAAGATACAGGGTCAGCTCTTCACCATCCTCAACTTCACTGCTAGAGAGG GTGGTCACTATGCAGGAGTGGATGTGCTCAAATCACGCCTGCTGCCTTGGTTGGGGACTTGTTTCTCCATGGCAACCTCCTCTGTCACCAACGACACCAGCCTCAACCTCATccag GAGTccgtggagaaggagaggaagatcaGAGAGCTGTCTGCCTCCCATGAGAACGACATGCAGAAGATGGAGACTCAGCTGTGCTCCACTCACCTACAGCTGGACTCTGTCAAACAGGA ACTGGCGGATGCTCATCTGCAGCTGGACAACACAAAAAATATGTCAGCCACAACTCTGCTGGCCACCGAGGATGAGATACTACAGCTGAAAGCAGA gTTGCGTGCGGCCCGTGACCAGGTCGAGACCTATAAGAGGAAGGTGGATGTTCTGGATGACTATGAGAGACAGGTGCGTCTGCTGAGGGATGAGGTGTCTTTCCTCACAGCAGAGAAGAGCATGCTGCAGGAGAG GTTGGTGAGGAGTTGTTCCCCCAGCCCCCTGCCCAGACAGAGCCGCCCCTCCAGCCCTCTGAAGAGTGAGTCTCCCACCCGGGCCCAGCTCACCAATTCGTCCCGCCACGCCAGGCTGGTGTCCCGCTTCAGTGACTTGTATGCTGTGGAGCGCCTGGAGGCCCAGAGTCTGCTCCGACGCTACATAGACGACCTGGAGATGGTCCAGAGAATCATCTTCATTGCCACTGTG GAGGCCTTCCAGGCAGCCAAGCTGGCCTACCGTCAATTCAAGCTGCGAGTAAAGAAGACCCTGTCACCCTCCCACCTGGGGCCGGAGACCCTGGAGGACTCGGTGGTGGACTATATCGTCAGGAACCTGGACCTCTATGACGTGCAGGCCAGTGTTAAT GACGTGATCAATGCCATGAATGTAAACCCACGGATCTCCTTCCCCCCGGAGGTGGACTTTGTCCTGATCAACAGCTTCATCCGGGAGACATGCAGAGTGGCCTTCGCCATGCAGACACTGGACTCTCCTCTGGACCTGGCTTTCACCAGCGGTGGAGAACTCTACAgcgacaacaa GTATCGTCGTAGCTATGACTCTGAGTTTACTGCTCCTCTGGTGGCGTACCATGTGTGGCCAGCACTGGTGGAGGGGGACAGTGTCATAGTGAAGGGAGAGGCAGTCACCAGGAGAGGAGCTCTG TGGAGGAGCAGAAGCAGGAGCTGCAGTCCTGTTCGCTCTGGCAGCCCCACACGCACTCTC ggGTTTAGTCGCAGCAGAAGCCCCTCTCCCGGACGTCTCTCCGCCAGTCGCCTGTAA